A genomic stretch from Scomber scombrus chromosome 8, fScoSco1.1, whole genome shotgun sequence includes:
- the kcnn1b gene encoding small conductance calcium-activated potassium channel protein 1b, producing the protein MRLILVKPTNATRRLDSTGEVFRDGDHEHCTSGGPSPPSKSPEGMRDRYSGTSAEASSSLQETSLCCVSSVPHERSNGISPPRVSAKVSPLKSGDLTLSQLSDQDWLLLCGQVSRVGDDSTSAERPGTSVGHPNHSDRCGCSCPDAHSKGSSFQPQSKHSAVQDGLSRVSNKRGLSSSPHSKIFSQSTHVLTSCQVFPHQTNQRDLLKPAANHLQDNFMPHCSDQEGRKEQQPCNHFKLKDSSQTICPNLFNIPLNSIEGAKTNQKLPRQPQPAASADHNWGELFGKEPLLVQQCQKQDSHCSASGDETWKSSGDPSIILKCRHLPYSPLTSTPQVTRSSTPASNKSVQSFSTSQYSSLVNQELVEERGRQRQSQTNIQHLSGSKPTLPKHLLPSDTTESSDIVNGDAVHPLTSNDTVRSSLADLHSSHQPLQLIHSAILEDAFSKVIREDSSKANSENLTREEGSVPQKKSKDISYRLGQRRALFGKRKQLSDYALVCGMFGIIVMVIETELSRGFYSKDSIYSYVLKGLISLSTAILLGLIVMYHAREIQLFMVDNGADDWRIAMTFERILFVVFELLVCAIHPIPGQYVLSWTTRLTFSYTASVADADVDIILSVPMFLRLYLIGRVMLLHSKLFTDASSRSIGALNKINFDTRFVMKTLMTICPGTVLLVFSVSCWIIAAWTVRVCERYHHDTQEVMPSTFLGAMWLISITFLSIGYGDMVPHTYCGKGVCLLTGIMGAGCTALVVAVVARKSELTRAEKHVHNFMMDTQLYKKIKNTAANVLRETWLIYKNTKLVNKIDHARVRHHQRKFLQAIHELRRVKMEQRKLTDQANTVADLAKTQNMMYDLVSELQHRSEELDRRIVALEEKLDSILLSVQSLPVVLSQAITKLQKDFLDDLACRVHFLSSSLSSECCSVPARQICPGSTTSETPYS; encoded by the exons ATGAGGTTGATTTTGGTTAAACCCACCAACGCAACGCGACGTCTTGACTCAACAGGTGAAGTCTTTCGTGATGGTGACCATGAGCATTGCACCTCAGGAGGTCCGTCACCCCCCTCAAAAAGCCCTGAGGGGATGCGTGATCGATACTCAGGGACCTCCGCGGAAGCATCGTCATCCCTACAGGAGACTAGTCTGTGCTGTGTTTCATCTGTCCCCCATGAAAGATCCAATGGAATCAGTCCTCCCAGAGTTTCAGCCAAGGTGTCGCCTCTGAAAAGTGGAGACCTGACCTTATCTCAGCTGAGTGATCAGGACTGGCTGCTGCTTTGTGGCCAGGTTAGCAGGGTAGGGGATGATTCAACCTCAGCAGAGAGACCAGGCACCAGTGTGGGACATCCAAACCACAGTGACAGATGTGGTTGTTCCTGTCCTGATGCACATTCAAAGGGTTCTAGTTTTCAACCACAGTCAAAACACAGTGCAGTCCAAGATGGCCTCTCCAGAGTTTCAAACAAGAGAGGCCTTTCATCTTCACCACACTCCAAGATTTTCTCTCAGAGCACCCACGTTTTGACCTCATGCCAGGTTTTCCCACACCAAACAAACCAACGGGATCTTTTGAAACCTGCAGCAAACCATCTACAGGATAATTTCATGCCTCACTGCAGTGACCAAGAAGGTCGAAAAGAGCAACAGCCTTGCAATCATTTTAAACTCAAAGACAGCAGTCAAACAATCTGTCCAAATCTGTTCAACATTCCTCTGAACTCCATCGAGGGTGCTAAGACAAATCAGAAACTTCCCCGACAGCCACAGCCCGCTGCCAGTGCAGACCACAACTGGGGAGAGCTTTTTGGTAAAGAGCCACTGTTGGTTCAGCAATGTCAAAAGCAAGACTCTCACTGCTCTGCAAGTGGTGACGAAACCTGGAAGTCATCTGGAGatccctccatcatcctcaAGTGCCGTCATCTCCCTTACAGCCCTCTGACGAGCACTCCACAGGTGACAAGGTCATCTACACCAGCCAGCAACAAAAGCGTCCAATCCTTCTCGACCAGTCAGTACAGTTCACTTGTCAACCAGGAGTtagtggaggagagaggaagacagcGACAAAGTCAG ACAAACATTCAGCACCTCAGTGGATCGAAACCCACCCTCCCTAAACATCTTTTGCCCTCCGACACCACAGAAAGTAGTGATATAGTCAATGGAGATGCTGTGCATCCGCTGACCAGCAATGACACTGTGAGATCCAGTCTTGCAGATCTTCACTCGAGCCATCAGCCCCTTCAGCTTATTCACAGTGCTATCCTCGAGGACGCCTTCTCCAAGGTCATCAGAGAAGATTCCAGCAAGGCCAACAGTGAGAACCTGACCAGGGAGGAAGGTAGTGTaccacagaagaagagcaaGGACATCAGCTATAGATTGGGTCAGCGAAGAGCTCTGTTTGGGAAGCGCAAACAGCTGAGCGACTACGCCCTGGTCTGCGGGATGTTTGGCATTATAGTCATGGTGATTGAGACAGAGCTGTCAAGGGGATTTTACAGCAAG GACTCCATATATTCATATGTTCTGAAAGGCCTGATAAGCCTTTCTACTGCTATTCTTCTTGGACTCATTGTGATGTACCATGCAAGGGAAATCCAG cTCTTCATGGTGGACAATGGGGCAGATGACTGGAGGATAGCTATGACCTTTGAGCGGATTctctttgttgtgtttgagcTCCTCGTCTGCGCCATCCATCCAATCCCAGGCCAGTATGTGTTGAGCTGGACGACTCGATTGACCTTCAGCTACACAGCATCAGTAGCGGACGCTGATGTCGATATCATCCTCTCTGTGCCGATGTTCCTGCGCCTCTACCTGATTGGCCGGGTCATGCTGCTCCACAGTAAGCTCTTCACAGACGCGTCCTCCCGCAGCATTGGGGCACTCAACAAGATCAACTTCGACACCCGCTTTGTCATGAAGACCCTGATGACCATCTGTCCCGGCACTGTCCTGCTGGTCTTCAGTGTGTCCTGTTGGATCATTGCAGCATGGACTGTGCGTGTATGTGAGAG GTATCATCATGATACCCAGGAGGTGATGCCCAGCACCTTCCTTGGAGCAATGTGGCTGATCTCCATTACCTTCCTGTCAATCGGCTATGGTGACATGGTCCCTCACACCTACTGTGGAAAAGGAGTTTGCTTGTTAACTGGAATCATG GGAGCAGGCTGCACAGCTTTAGTGGTTGCTGTTGTTGCAAGAAAGTCAGAGCTCACCAGAGCTGAGAAGCATGTCCATAATTTCATGATGGATACTCAGCTCTACAAAAAG ataaaaaacacagcagccaaTGTGTTGAGGGAGACGTGGCTCATCTACAAAAACACCAAGTTGGTGAACAAGATTGATCATGCCAGAGTTCGCCACCATCAGCGTAAATTCCTGCAAGCCATCCACGA ACTGCGAAGAGTCAAAATGGAACAAAGGAAACTAACTGACCAGGCCAACACAGTTGCTGATCTTGCAAAG ACTCAGAACATGATGTATGATCTGGTGTCGGAGCTACAACATCGAAGCGAGGAACTGGACAGGAGGATTGTGGCTCTGGAAGAGAAACTGGACTCCATCCTCCTCAGTGTGCAGTCATTGCCCGTTGTGCTTTCTCAAGCAATAACAAAGCTACAAAAAGATTTCCTGGATGACTTAGCCTGTCGTGTCCACTTCCTGTCATCCTCCCTGAGCTCTGAGTGCTGTTCAGTCCCTGCAAGGCAGATCTGTCCAGGCTCCACTACATCAGAGACACCATACAGCTGA
- the cluap1 gene encoding clusterin-associated protein 1 homolog, producing the protein MSFRDLRNFTEMMRALGYVRLISMENFRTPNFPLVAEILIWLVKRYEPQMDIPTDVDTESDRIFFIKAVAQFMATKAHIKVNTKRLYQADGYAVKEMLKITSVLYNAMKTKQMALEDRVEEDNNKFKFDLGSRISDLKVARQLASEVTSKGASLYDLLGKEVDLREMRTAAIARPLEINETEKALRAAIKEVLESVEKTKDMLSNVVSDETSLDAKIEKKKQELERNRKRLQTLQSVRPAFMDEYEKIEEDLHKQYDTYVEKFKNLCFLESQLEEYHRLEQERFEEAENTLRMMQHKLREEERDLMRSSLKDEDSDMDVPEDKGSDSDMEECRPSKPRPTRNGVMAVRGGRFIGNMQGGDSDETDDSEIDVDEDDEEDEEGEEEEESKDLEDDSLEGPVSRGSRPPRGGIRPPLLEESDNDF; encoded by the exons ATGTCCTTCAGAGACTTGCGAA ATTTTACAGAAATGATGAGGGCATTGGGCTATGTTCGCTTGATATCCATGGAGAACTTCAGGACACCAAACTTTCCTCTGGTGGCAGAAATCCTAATATGGCTTGTAAAGAG ATATGAACCTCAGATGGACATTCCCACTGATGTGGATACAGAATCAGACCGAATATTCTTCATCAAGGCCGTGGCTCAGTTCATG GCGACTAAAGCTCACATCAAGGTGAACACCAAGCGTCTCTACCAGGCTGATGGCTACGCAGTGAAAGAGATGCTAAAGATCACCTCAGTGCTGTACAACGCCATGAAGACTAAGCAGATGGCCCTGGAAGACCGAGTCGAGGAGGACAACAACAAATTCAAGTTTGACCTCGGCTCACGG ATTTCAGATCTGAAAGTAGCTCGGCAGCTGGCATCCGAGGTCACGTCAAAAGGAGCATCTCTATATGATTTACTGGGAAAGGAGGTGGACCTAAGG GAAATGAGAACTGCTGCCATTGCTAGACCTCTGGAAATCAATGAGACTGAAAAGGCCCTGAGAGCTGCCATCAAGGAGGTTTTG GAAAGTGTGGAGAAGACCAAAGACATGCTGAGTAACGTTGTTTCTGATGAGACCAGCCTTGATGCcaaaatagaaaagaagaagcaggaaCTGGAGAGGAATCGGAAAAGACTCCAGACACTGCAGAGTGTGAG GCCGGCGTTCATGGACGAATATGAGAAGATTGAGGAAGATCTGCACAAACAATATGACACCTATGTGGAGAAGTTCAAGAACCTTTGCTTCCTGGAGTCTCAGCTGGAAGAATATCATAGACTGGAGCAAGAGAGGTTTGAG GAGGCTGAAAACACTTTGAGGATGATGCAGCACAAactgagggaggaggaaagggatcTGATGAGGAGTTCCT TGAAAGATGAAGACTCTGACATGGACGTTCCTGAGGACAAAGGTTCAGACAGCGACATGGAGGAGTGTCGGCCTTCTAAGCCACGGCCCACCCGAAATGGCGTCATGGCAG TAAGAGGAGGAAGATTCATCGGGAACATGCAGGGTGGTGACAGTGATGAG ACGGATGACAGTGAGATTGATGTGGACGAGGACGATGAGGAAGACGAGgaaggtgaagaggaggaggagagcaagGATTTGGAGGATGACAGTCTGGAGGGTCCGGTGTCCAGGGGTTCTCGTCCCCCAAGGGGAGGCATTAGACCCCCTCTGCTGGAGGAGAGTGACAATGACTTctga
- the ccdc124 gene encoding coiled-coil domain-containing protein 124 — protein MPKKFQGENSKAATARARKAEAKAVADARKKKEEDDALWQETDKHVLKKEQRKDDKEKKRLELLERKKENQRLLDEENARLKGRAQREAAAAAAGKVTRAQIEETLQQELEQQQHEQQLKPKEKSHLDTPLEENVNRIIPEEGTEEARTIEDAIALLSTGPEDLDRHPERRVKAAFAAYEEVNMPRLKKENPNMRLSQLKQQLKKEWMKAPENPLNQRFATFNSK, from the exons ATGCCAAAGAAGTTCCAGGGCGAGAACTCCAAGGCGGCCACAGCCAGAGCTCGCAAGGCCGAGGCCAAGGCAGTGGCAGATGCCCgcaagaagaaggaggaggacgaTGCTCTGTGGCAGGAAACTGACAAACATGTACtcaaaaaagagcagagaaaa GATgacaaggagaagaagaggctGGAACTTctggagaggaaaaaggaaaaccaGCGACTTCTGGATGAGGAGAATGCCAGGCTAAAGGGCAGAGCCCAAAGGGAGGCTGCGGCTGCAGCGGCAGGAAAAGTGACTCGTGCCCAAATTGAGGAGACACTTCAGCAggagctggagcagcagcagcatgagcaGCAGCTCAAGCCGAAAG AAAAGAGTCATCTGGATACTCCACTGGAGGAGAACGTGAACAGAATCATCCCCGAGGAAGGAACTGAAGAAGCTAGAACAATAGAAGATGCCATCGCTCTGCTCAG CACGGGACCTGAGGATCTGGATCGCCACCCAGAGCGGAGGGTGAAAGCAGCGTTTGCTGCCTATGAGGAGGTCAACATGCCTCGCCTAAAAAAGGAGAACCCTAACATGAGGTTGTCTCAGCTTAAGCagcagctgaagaaggagtGGATGAAGGCACCAGAAAACCCCCTGAACCAACGCTTTGCCACCTTCAATTCAAAGTGA